The Stigmatella aurantiaca DW4/3-1 genome contains the following window.
CCCCAGCTCCCCCTCTACCTCATCACCGGCAGCCCGGGCGAGGCCCCTCCCAAGGGCACAAGGCCCAGCAACGTGCGCGCTCTGCTCGCCAAGCCGTTGGCGCTGACCCTCCTCTGGAAAGCCCTCGCGGACGTTCTTCCCAGCCAGAAGTAGGGCTTCCAGGCGGCCCCCGTCAGTTCGACTGCTGCTCCTGGGGGTCCGGCGGACCGGCCAGGACAGCTTCCTGTGGAAGGAGGACCCCGCTCATGGCCACCTGACGGATGAGCAGGGCCTGGTGCTCGACCTCCCGGGCCCTCTCTTCGTAACGCTGGACTGAGTGGGCGTGGTTTCGCTCGCGGGCATGGCTGGCCATGCGCCGGGCCAGGGCCGCGTTCTCCTCCAGGCTCCGGACCGCGGCCCACAGCGCCACGTCCAGGGCCCGGTTCTGTCCTAAAACGAGGGCGTTGTCCGTGAAGGCATGGCCCACCCGGCAATCGAAGCGCAACTGGCCCTGCTCGTCCTGCTCGAAGAGCACCCCTCCGCAGTCCGGGCAGGAGAAATGCGAGGGCTGGCCCTCGGCTGGAGGCATGTTGACGGCTTCCGGGTCCCCCTTCAGCTTGCCCATCTCCCGCTTGAGGCCCTGAGACGAACGCACCTTGGACCCCTTGGACCCCTTGGACCCCTTGGTCCCCTTGGTCCCATTGGCCGCCCGGGGCACCGGACTGTCGGCCAACCGGCTCAACAGCGCCCCCATCCCCTCGAGCGGAACGCAATGGTCCACCTTCATGTGCTCCAGCACGCTGCGGGGCATGTCCGGGCAGTACGCGTCCGCGGGCTCTTGCACCACCGTCAGCCCCCCTTGCCTCTGGATGGCGAGCAAACCGGCGGTGCCACAGTCCATGGCCCCGGTGAGCACCACCCCCACCACGCGCGGGCCATAGGCGAGCGCCGCGGAACGGAAGAGCGGATCCACCGCGGGCCGGTGGTTGTTCTCCCGCGGCCCCTTCACCACGCGCACCCGGCCTTGCTCCACCAGCAGGTGCCGGTCATTGGGCGCGACATAGATGCGGCCCTTCGTCAACGGCTCACCGTCCTTCGGATGGACAGCAAGCAAGGGGCCAGCCCGGGAGAGAAGTTCTGGCAGGACGCTGCGGTGGCCGGCCGAGATGTGCAGGACGATGCAGACCGCCGCGGGCAAGTCCTTGGGAAACTGCTCCACCAAGCCCATGAGCGCTTCGACGCCCCCCATGGAGGCGCCCACAACGATGAGATCGTGCTTGTCGCGTCGAGCCATGGCGATGGGCCCCTCCAGAGGTGCCCCTTGAAGCTTGGGGATTCCCACGGCCCCATGGGTGCCCTTTTCCAGCAAGGCGTGGCTTGTTCGCTTGCAAGCTCTCCTGGATTTCAGGGGCTTCCTTTCCACCATCGCCTTCCGGTTCACCGCGATTAACGAAAAGTTACCGTATCAACGGTTACACGGTTATCACGGGGAGTGTCACTTCTGTCCCGGGTCCCGACGCTTCTTGAACCCCCCCCCTTCAACACCGTTGCCCGGACAGCCATACTCTCGATGTTGCGTCAGCGCGCTCGTCTCACGGAGAGATGAGGGTGGGCTGACCACAACCCTGCCCCTTGGGGGAATGACATGTCGGAAACCAAGATCCGAATCCTCGTCGTGGACGACGATCAGGATCAGCTCGTGCTGGCCGAGCGCACGCTCTCGGCATACGGCTTTGATGTTCGCACGCACCGCTCATCGTTGGGCGTGTCCAACCTGGTGCGCTCCGCCGCGCCGGACCTGGTGCTGCTGGACGTGAACATCCCCGCGTTGAGTGGGGACAAGGTGCTGTCGTTGGCGCGCGCGCAGGCGCCGCTGGGCACCAAGTTCATCCTGTACTCGGCCTCGGATGAGTCCAAGCTGCGCTCCCTGGCGCTCTCCTCGGGAGCCGATGGCTACATCTCGAAGAGCGTCCAGGGCGCGGACCTGGCCAAGAAGCTGACGGACCTCTACAAGCGGGGCCGCACGGCGGCGCCCGCGGGCAGCGCGCCGCACGCCCTCAACAAGTAACAGGCGTGCGCTTTGGCTGACGCCGTGAGCTCCGCTCACGCCAGCAGGTCGGCGACTTCCATATAGACGGCGCGGAAGTCGCCTTTGGCGCTGATGAGCTTCAGGTTGTGCATCAACCCGCCGGTGGAGCGGAAGAACATCACCCCTTCGGCGGGCGGGCGGATCTTCAGGAAGCGGCCCGCGTTCTGGGTGAAGTGCCGCCGCATGTCCCGGTTGATCTCACACGCGGCGAAGTCATACGCCTCCGAGCGCATGGGCCGGCCCACGATGGACAGCAGCTCGCGGATGAGCGCCTCGGCCTCCGGCTCGGGCAGATCCACGGTGAAGCCCACCTCGCGGCTCAAGCCCAGCACGTCCATGGGCTCCAGCTTCATGGCCTGGAGGAACATGAGGCGGTTGGCGTCCACGAAGCGCTCCGAGAAGCTCTTGATGGAGCCGAAGTCCAGCAGCCCCAGGCGCCCATCCTTCATCACCATGAAGTTGCCCGGGTGCGGGTCGGCGTGGATCTCGCCCGCGAAGAAGAAGGGGCCGTAGATGGCGCGGATGAGCTGGCGCGCCACGCGGAAGCGCTCCTCGGCGGAGGGCTCCGTCACCACCCAGTCCTTGAGCGTCTGTCCCTCCAGGAGCTCCAGCGTCAGCACGCGCCCGGAGGTGAGCGCGTCCATCACCTCGGGCACCTTGAGATCCGGCAGCCGCGCCACGCCGCGCACGAAGTTCTGGCAGAGCCGGGCCTCGCGCCGGTAGTCCAGCTCCAGCAGCATCTCCTCGCGCAGCTCCCGGAAGTACGCCGTGCCGTCGATCGCCTTGGCGGCCTTGGAGACGGTCTTCACCACCAGGCCCAGGTTGTCCAGGTCCCCTTGGAGCGAGTCGCCCACGCCGGGGTACTGCACCTTCACCACCACCGGGCGGCCGTCCTTCATCACGGCCCGGTGCACCTGCCCGAGGGAAGCAGCGGCCAAGGGCTCTTGGTCGAACTGGTGGAAGAGCGCCTCGGGGGGCGCGCCCAGCTCGGCCTCGATGACCCGGGCCACCGTCTCGTAGCCCATGGAGGGGGCCTGGTTCTGCAACCGGGCCAGCACCTGCCGCACCTCGGGCGTCATCAGGTCCGGATCCATGGAGACCGCCTGGCCGAACTTCATCGCCGCGCCCTTCAGGTCTCCCAGGGTGGCGACGAGCTTCTCGGCCATGCCCTTGCTGAGCAGTTCCTGCTCCTGGCCCGCCACGCGGCGGGCGCCGCTCTTGAGCACCTCCGCGCCCAGCTGCGCGGAGAGCCCCGCCAGCTTGCGCAACCGGTTGAAACGGCCTTGGGGAGGAAGCGAATCGTCGGAGTCGGAAGCCATGGGAACCCACGTCTTTTAACGGGGAGGCCCCCCTCGCACGCAAGCCACACACCGGCGCTGCGTGTGGCCGTCCTCCTGCCCAGGAGCCTGGCTCAGCGGGAGGCCCCGGCGGTAGGGGACGGGGTCCCCCGCAGTTGGGCCCGTAACAGGCGCCAGCGATGGAGGGACTTCCAGTCGAGCGGGTCCACGCGCAGCGCCTGCTCATAGGCCTCGAGCGCCTGGTGCAGCTCGCCCTGGGCCGCGAACGCCAGCCCCGTGGCGAAGTGGAGCGTGGCGCGCCCCTGGGGAACGCGGTGCCGGGACAGGAACCGGGCCCGGCACTGCTCCAGGGCCGTGAGGGTGAGCCCCTCGGAGAGGCAGCGCAGCAGCCCCTCCAGGTTGCGCAAGCTGGCATCGTACTCCGCCCGCCGTTCCAGGTGACCCAGGGTGTGGAGGGCCTCGCCCATGCGGGCCAGCGCCTGCTCCACGCGCGCGCGCAGGGCCGGGGACAGGGGCTGTTCGCGCAGCGGCTCGAGCACCGCGCGGGCCTCGCGCGCCCTGCGGCGGATGCCTTCCCCGGGCGCGTCCTTGGCCACCCCCAGCACCGCGTAGTGGTCCGCGCCCCCCTGGAAGCCCCGGAGCACCGCCTCCGCCCGCGCCTCCTGAGAGGCCCCTGGAGACGCCGGGGCCGGGCCCGTCCGGGATTCGCCCGCCAGCAACCGTTCGAAGCGCTGGAGCAAGCCGGCCGGGGTATCGCTCAGCTCGATGCCGAAGCCCGGTGCCATGCGCCACGCCTGGGCCTGCTCGGCGGACACGTGCCGCACCACCTGGCCCGTGCAGGCCAGCTCGCCCCCGGCCAGTTCGAGCCGCAACGTGACGTCCTCCCGCAGCGGCGGCAGGTCCCCTTCCGCGTGGAGAAAAAGGCCCAGGCGGCCCACGCGTTCCCCGCGCAACTTCCGGGGAGCGGACGCCCCCTTCACCAGAACCTGTACGGTCAAGGCGGACGGGGGGGGCGCGGGGCGCACGGTGGCCTGAAGGGCCTCGCGCAGCGCCGCGGCCGAGGCGAAGCGATCTTCCGGGCGCTTGGCCATGGCGCGCTCCAGCACGCGCGAGAGGGCCACGGGCACCGCGGCGCAGGCCTCGTGCGCCAGGGGCGGTGGCTTCATGAGGTGCGCCAGCAACATCTCGGCCGGGTGGTTGCCGGTGAAGGGGAGCTGGCCGGTGACGAGCTGGTAGCCCAGCACCCCGGCCGCGTACAGGTCTGCCCGCCCATCCACGGGCTCACCGCCGCACTGCTCGGGCGCCATGAACTCCGGCGTGCCCAGCAACGTGCCGCTCTGGGTGGACATCCGCTCTTCCGGCGCGGCCGACAGGAGCTTGGCGATGCCGAAGTCGAGCAGCTTCACCCGGTGCCCGCCCTGCGCCGTGGGGACCAGGAAGACGTTGGCGGGCTTGATGTCGCGGTGGACGATGCCGTGGGCGTGCGCGGCCCCCAGCGCGTCACACACTTGCGACAGAAGTTCCACGGCCAGCGCGGGCGCCAGGGGCCCCTGCGCGAACGCGGCGAGGCTCTGCCCCTCCAGGTACTCCATGACCAGATAGGGGCGCCCCTCGCGCAGGTTCACGTCGAAGAGCGAGACGACGTTCGGGTGTTGGACCCGCGTGAGCGTGCGCGCCTCGGAGAGGAAGCGCTCCACCAGCCGCGAATCACGAACCAGGTGGGCGTGGAGCACCTTCACCGCCACGCGCTTCTGGATGAGCCCATGCTCGGCCAGCCACACCGAGCCCATGCCCCCGCGGCCCAGCTCGCGCACGATGCGAAAGCTGCCGAAGGACTGGCCCGTCAGCGCCTCCGCGTCCGTGCCGGACGACGGCGAGGCCCCGGCCTCCCAATCCGTGTCCACGCCCTGCCCTGGCTCACGAATGAGCGTGGGACACTGGGCCCGGTCCGGGTGCGGTGTCTCGCAGGAGCAATGAAGCGCAGGGACTTGCACAAGGCCGCCAGGAGAACACGAGGAATCGCTCCCAGGCTTTCACCCTCCCCGCCCAGGTCATCATCCCCTATGCGACAATCGTGCCTTGCCCCGGCGCGCCCAGGAGCACCTCGGCCCCGTCCCCCCCCCGGTGGGCCGCCCGGGAAGAATCTCCAGCCCCGTGTGGGAAGGTTTTACACCTCCTGCGCGCTCCCGCGGGCCCGGCTCAGCAGCGCGGAGACGGCCGCCGTCAGCTCGCCCGAGGCCACCGGCTTGCACAGGTGCATCTGGAAGCCCTCTTCCAAGATGCGGCGCTGCGCCTCCATGCGCGTGTCGCCACACAGCGCCAGGGCGGGGATGCGGCCACGCACCTCGTGGTTGCGCATCAGCGCGAAGCCGTCTTCTCCCGGCAGCAGGATGTCGCTCACCAGCACGTCCGGGCGGTGCTGCGCGAGCGCCGTCAGCGCCTCCGCCAGGGAGGCCACCACCCGCACCTCGGCGCCCGCGTTGCGCAGGAAGCCCTCCACGGACTCCCGCGCCTCGACCGGGTTGCCCAGAAAGAGCACCTTCACCCCCCTCAGCGGGGGCGCCTCGCCTGCCTGCTCCCCTGTCAGCGAGGCTTCCAGGCCCGCCCGTAGCGGCAGGCGCACGGTGAAGGTGGCCCCGGTGCCCGGCCCGTCGCTGTGCACATCCACGGTGCCGCCATGCAGCTCCACCATGGTGCGCACGATGGCCAGCCCCAGCCCCAGCCCGCCATGCCCGCGCCCGGTGTTGCCCTGCCGGAAACGCTCGAAGACGTGCGGCAAGAAGCCCGCCTCGATGCCCTTGCCGGTGTCGCTCACCGTGAGCGCCACGAACGCCTCCTCGCGGCGCGCCTCCAGCCGCACGCACCCCCCCCGCTCGGTGAACTTCAGGGCGTTGGTGAGCAGGTTCCACAGCACCTGCTGAAGGCGCGTGGAGTCCGCCAGGACGCTCTCGGAGACCTCGCCCGGCGCCGCCTGGAGCACCACCCCGCGGGCCTCCGCCGTCGGGCGCACGCTCTCCAGCGCGGCATCCACCACCTCCCGCAGCTTCACCTCGCGCAGGTCCAGCGTCAGCTTGCCCGCGGCGATGCGCGACACGTCCAGCAAGTCCTCCACGAGCTGGCGCTGCACGCGTGCATTGCGCTCGATGGTCTCCAGGCCGCGCCGCCGGCCCGCCTCGTCCAGGTCGTCGCGCCGCAGCAACATCTGCGTCCACCCCAGGATGGACGTCAGCGGCGTGCGCAGCTCGTGGGAGAGCGTGGCGAGGAACTCGTCCTTGAGGCGGTTGGCCTCCTGGGCCTCCTGCTGGGCGCGCTGGGCGTCGCGGTAGAGCAGCGCGTTGTCCATGGCCACCGCGGCGCGCCGGCCCAGCTCCTCGGCCAGCGCCACGTCCCGCCGGTCATAGCGCGGGCGGGCCCCGCTGATGCCGAAGGTGAGGGCGCCGAAGTTCCGCTCGCGCGCGCGGATGGGCACGCAGATGCGCGACTGGTGCCCCACCTCCCGGAGCAGCTCCAGGTGCGCCTCGTCCATGGCCATGCGGCGCAGCATCGGCTCCGGCAGCTCGGACAGCAGCTCCGGCTGGCCGGTGAGCAGCACGCGCGCCACGCCCGAGAGGTCATCCTCCCGGGGCGGGTAGCGCTGGTGCAACTCCAGCACCCGCTCGGCCTTGCCCTGCTCCGCGTGCGCCACCGCCACGCGGGTGAGCCCCGCCAGGGACGCGCCCCGGTCGAGCACATCCACCGTGCACCAGTCGGCGAAGCGGGGCACCACGAGCTGCGCCAACCGCGCGAGCGTGGCGTGGTAATCCAGCGAGGAGGAGAGCATCACGCTGGCGTGCGACAGGAGCTGGGAGATCTGCTGCGTGCGGTGCTCGTCGTCGATGTCCGTCGCCGTGCAGAGAAAGCCGCTCCAGGCCTCCGCGCTCGCGGGCAGCGGCGTCACCTTGAGGTGGTGCCAGCGGTAGGCCTCGGGGCGCCCCATGCGGTGCTGCCCATCCCAGGGCCGGCCCGAGCGCAACGCCTCGCGGATGCCCGCGAGCACCGACTCGCGCTCGCCCGGGTGCACGCACTCCACCAGCGCGTGGCGCTCAGGCCCCGCGCCATTGCCGCCCAAGAGCGCCGTCCAGGCCGCGTTGCACCAGGCCTGCGTCCCATCGGGCCGCGCCGCCCACACCGCCTGCGGCATGGCGTTGAGCAGCGCGCGCGCATGCGCCTCGCCCTGGCGCAGCAGCGCCTCGCGCTCCTGCTCCCGGAGCCGCGCCTCGCGCAGCTTCAGCGCCTCGTTGCGCCGGTGCAGGTCCACGAAGACGGCCACCTTGGCCCGCAGCACCTCGGGCTCGAAAGGTTTGAGCAGGTAGTCCACCGCCCCCTGCGCATAGCCCCGCAGCAGGTGCTGGTCCTCGCGCTGCAACGCGGTGAGGAACAGCAAGGGGATGTGGCGGGTGCGCTCCTGGGCTTTGATGAGATGTGCGGTCTGGTACCCGTCCAGGTCAGGCATGCGCACATCCAGGAGGATGACGGCGAAGTCCTCCTCCTCGAGCCGCCGCAGCGCCTCGCGTCCAGACGTGGCCTTCACCAACCGCTGGCCCAAGGGCTCCAGCGCAGCCCCCAGCACCACCAGGTTCTGGAGGTGGTCATCGACCAGGAGAATGCTGGCGACGGGTGGCTCTTCGCTCATGAGCAGTCCCTCTCACCGGCGGGCGCACAGCCGCGGCACAATGGTGATTGATTCCAAGCACCGCAACTGGCTCCCCTAAAACCCCTTTTTGCCTGCTTACCCGCCAGGTGAGGGGGCGGACAGACAAGGCCGAAAGGTATTCCAGGGTGGGCGCTGCGAGGAATGTCCCCTCAGGGGGCCTTTGCCCCGCGCACCCGGTTCTTGTCCCAGATGGCATAGAGGATGAGGAGAAAGGAGATGAGCCGCAGCACGTAGACGAAATGGCGCCGCTCGTCGTCCACATCCAGCAAGGTCAAGGCCAGCCAGTTGAAGCCCATGCCCAGGAAGGCCAACGCGAAGAAGACGAAGAGGCGATCCCTCGAGGCCCGCCAGAAGCGCACGAAGAACAGGGCGCACGCCAGGCACCCCATGACCAGGGCTCCATTCAGCATTGCCTTGAGCGCCACGGCTTCCTCCTAGGCTGAGTCCCAGATCAGGCCATAGAGCAACGTACCAATCCCCACCAACGCGCTGGCACTGCGCCACACCGACAGATCCCTGCCCGGAAAGAGCACCAGATCCACGAAGAGGATCACGTTGCTCACCGCCAGGGCCACGAAGCACAACCCGCTCCACAGCAGCAGCCGGGTCCTCGTGCGGCGATAGCCCCGGAGCAGCAGCACCGTACACGCCAGGCTCGTCAACCCGCAGAGGATGTAGACCGCCTCAACCATCGCCCTCATCCTTGTCCCGCTTCAACCGGAACGCATCCGCGAAACCCCTCACCCGGTCGAGCGGCTTGGAGAAGATGAACGAAATGACACTCACCCGCCGCAGGCTGTAGGTGGCCTGCAGCTCGGCGATGTCCTGCGCATCCTCGACGGTGGCGGGGTGGTAGCGGTAGGTGGGCGGGCTGGTCTCGAACTCCATCAGCAACCGGCGCGCCGACAGGTCCTTCAGCCGGGCCACGGCCGAGGCTTCGGTAATGCGCAGCTCCAAGCTCACGGCCTTCGCAGTCCACTCCCGGCTGGTATGCGCCCGCAATAGCAGCAGAATCTCCAGCTTCTCGATGGAGTCGATGTGCGTCGCGATGAACCGTTGGACGCGCGGTGGGATAGCGGCATCACTCACACGCCCACCTTGCGCACGATAGTTTGTAGGTCAACTACTTTTTCACGGCTTTCAATCGAACCTGTTCACGCTTGAGCTGCTACTTGGTGAGGGTGGCCACGTCGAAGAGGGCCAGGAGCGCCGTCTCCGGCCGGCCGTGCATGGGGGGCAGGCGGGAGGAGAAAGCCAGCGCGGCCCCCTGCTGCTCGCCCGAGCGCCATTCCACGCGGACCCCGGCGAGCACCTCGCCCCGCACGGCGCGGGCGGCCGGCAGGGACTCCTCGGAGAGGGGGCGGTGATCGCCCCCGGTGAGCACGATGTCCGGGCGCAGCCGCCGGGCTTCCTCGTAGACGAGGCACCCCTCGGCGAGCCCCTGGGCGGCGCGGTTGGCGAACAGGGTGCGGCCGGTGCCCGGCTCCAGCAGGGCCAGGGGCGTGGGCAGCTCCGAGAGCAGCGCCTCCAGCCACCGCTGGTGGTGGCGGCCCGCCTCCATCTCCTTGCGCAGCACCTCCTCGCGCACCCGGAGCCGCTCGGCCTCCAGGCGCTGGTACAGCTCGGCCCGCTCGCGCTCGTGCTCCCGCTGCAACACCTCGCGCAGCGCCTCGGCCTGCCGACGCACCAGCTCCGTCTTGCGGAACAGGTCCACGAAGATGCTCACCTTGGAGCGGAGAATGTCCGGCTCGAAGGGCTTGAGCAGGTAGTCCACCGCGCCCACGGCGTAGGCCCGGAACTCGGGCACCTCGCCTTGGGACAGGGCGGTGAGAAAGACGATGGGGGTGTTGCGGCTCTTCTCGCGCTCGCGGATGAGCTGCGCCGTCTCGAAGCCATCCATCTCCGGCATCACCACGTCCAAAAGGACGACGGCGAAGTCCTGGTGCAGCAGGTGGCGCAGCGCCTCGCGCCCGCTCCGGGCGACGACGACGGGGTGGCCCAGGGGCGCCAGGGTGGCCTCCAGCGCCAGCACCCCCTCGGGCTGATCGTCCACGACCAGGATGGGAACCTTCTCTCGGGACATCAAACTCATGGCAGTACCTTCATCCGGGTGACGGGGACGAGCCGCGCCAACCAGTCCTTGACCCCGCCCGGCGGCACACGCTCCACGCCCTCGGTCTCCTCCGCCGCCCGGGTCACCGCCGCGCGGCCGCCCTGCTCGCGCAGCGCGGCGAGCCCCGCCCACCCATCTTCGTGGCCTCCGAAGAGCAGCCCCGCAACGCCAGGCCCATGGGCCTCGGAGGCGGACTCGAAGAGCGCGTCGATGGAGGGCCGCTGGCCATGCTCGGCCGGCTCGCGCGAAAGGCACACGCAGTTGCCATCCACCAGCAGGTGGTACCCCGCGGGCGCCAGATACACCCGGCCGGGCAACAGGGCCTCCTTGTCATCCGGCTCCACCACCGGCAACGGGCAGCGGTGCCCCAGGGGGCCCGCGAGCACCTCGTGGAGGCCCCGGTGAAGCACCAGCACCACGGGCACGGGCATGCGCGCCGGCATCTCCGCGAGCGCGGCCTGCACCTCCTCCAACGCCTCCCGGGGAGCGCCCACCACCAGCAATCCCAGTGGACTCACGCCACCCTCCGGAAGACGCGGCCCGAGTCCTCGAGTTCCTCATAGGCCGCGGCGTGAGGGGTGCTCGCGACGGACTCCTTGCGCCCCAGGCACAGAAAGCCGAAGCGCGACAGGCTCTCGTAGAGGCGCCTGTGCACGCGGTGGGAGAGCGCGCGGTTGTAGGCCAGCAGCGTGTCGCGGCAGAGGACGACCTGGAACTCGTTGAAGGAGCCATCCGTCGCGAGGTTGTGCTGGGTGAAGAAGATCCCTTCGCGCAGGGCGCGCGAGAACACCGCCCAGTTCCCATCCCGCGTGTAGTAGTCCGACAGGGCGCGCCGTCCCCCCGCCTCCAGGTAGTGGCGCGACTCCTCCTCGTCCGGCAGGGGGATGACCCCGGTGCGCGCGTCGGCGAGCAACCCTTCGCTGGCGTCCGAGGCGTACAGGCGGCAGCGCCCCCACAACCCCTCCTCCATCAGGAGGATGGCCAGGGCATACGTCTCCTCGCCCGAGCCGCAGCCCGCGTGCCACACGCGCACGGAGGGCCAGGTGCGCAGCACCGGCACCACCCGCGCCCGGAAGGACCGGAAGAAGGCCGGCTCGGCGAACAAGGGGCGGGACGGGCCCGCCAGCGCCCGCAGCAGCCCCTCCATCGCATCGGCGTCGTGCAGCACACGGCCCTGGAGGGCGGAGAGGGTGTCCAGCCGCTCCTCGCGCAGGTGGCGCCGCAGCTGCCGCAGCAGCAGCGGCCGGGCATGGTCGCGCAAATCGAAGCCGTAGTGCCGCCACACGGCCTCCAGCAACAGTTCCAACTCGAGCCGCTCCAGCTCCGAGCCCCGCTCCGGGGGGCTCACCCGGGAATCTCCGGACGCGGCGGACGGGTGGCGCCGCGCGGCACGTGCAACCAGACGCGCAGCAGGCTGAGCAGCTTCTCGATGTCCACCGGCTTGGTGATGTAGTCGGACGCCCCGGCCTCCAGACACTTCTCCCGGTCTCCCTTCATCGCCTTGGCGGTGAGGGCGAGGATGGGCAGGTGGGCGAAGCGCTCCATGCCGCGGATGGCCCGCATGGCTTGATAGCCGTCCATCTCCGGCATCATGACGTCCATCAGGACGAGCTCCACCTCGGTGTCCTTCTCCAGCAGGGAGATGCCCTCGGCGCCGCTCTCGGCGAACGCCACCTTCATGCCATAGCGCTCCAACACGGTGTTGAGGGCGAAGATGTTGCGCACATCGTCGTCCACCACGAGCACCTTGCGGCCCACGAGGAGCGGATCCCTCTCGCGGGCCTTCTCCAGCATGCGGCGCTTGGGCTCGGTGAGCTGCGCGGGCGCGCGGTGGAGGAAGAGGCTCGTCTCCTCCAGGAGCCGCTCGGGGCTCTGGGCGTCCTTGACGATGATGGCCTCGGCCAGGCGCCGCAGCTCCGTCTCCTGGGCGCGCGTCAGCTCGCGCCCCGTGTAGACGATGGCGGGCGGCGTCGAGGCGCCGTGCTCGGCGTGGAGCTGGCGCAGCAGGTCGGCGCCGGGCAAGTCTGGCAGCCCCAGGTCCATCACCATGCAGTCGAAGCGCCGCCCGGCGATGGCCTCCTGGGCCTGCGCGGCGGTGCTCACGGCCACCGTCTGCACATCCTCGCTGCCCAGCAGCTCCGTGAGCGCCTGGCGGTGCACATCGTCGTCCTCGACGATGAGCAGGCTGCGGGCCTTGCGGTCCACGAAGCTCCGCAGCTCGCGCAAGGCAAGCTCCGCGGCCGACGGGTCCGCGGAGGCCCGGAGGTGGCCCAGCGCCCCGAGGGTGAGCGAGCGGTCGCGGTGGTCCTCTCCCGAGACCGTGTAGACCGGCAGCGCCCGCGTGGCGGCATCATGCTTGAGCCGGTCGAGGACGACCCAGCCCGCCATGTCCGGCAGATCCAGGTCCACGGCGACGGCCACGGTCCGCGCATTGCGCGCCATCTCCAGCGCGGACTCCGCCTCCGTGGAGACGAGCAGCTTGAAGCCCACCCCTTGCGCCGCGGCGCGCAGCCGGGTGGCATGGTCCTGCGTGTGCGTCACCGCGAGCAGCACCGCATCGCCCGGAAGGATGGAGGCACTGTCGTCCTCGATGTCCGGGCGGTGGAGGGCCTCCACCTCCGGGGCGAGCACCTCCACGGTGGGAGGGGGCAGCGCTTGGACGTTGGCGGCCACCCGCGCCAGGGTCTGGCCTGTCTCCGTGGGGCGCGGGGCCACATACTTGAGCGGCAAGAAGAGGGTAAAGGTGCTGCCGCGGCCCACCTCGCTCTCCAGACGGATCTCTCCCCCGAGCAACCGGGCAATCTCTCGCGAGATGGAGAGCCCGAGGCCCGTGCCCCCGTACTTGCGCGCGGTGGAGCCGTCGGCCTGCTGGAAGGCCTCGAAGATGATCTGGTGCTTGTCCTTGGGAATGCCGATGCCCGTGTCCCGCACCACGAAGGCCACCACGGTGGGGGCGGTGCGCAGGATGGGGTGATCCGACGACCAGCCGGCACGGGCGCGCTGGATGCTGAGGGTGACCTGGCCGGACTCGGTGAACTTGAAGGCGTTGGACAGGAGGTTCTTGAGCACCTGCTGGAGGCGCTTGGCGTCCGTCTGCACCTCGCCGGGCAGCGCGCCCTCCAGGGAGATGTCGAACTGGAGCGACTTCTTGTCGGCCACCTGCCGGAAGGTGCGCTCCACGAACTCGCGCAGGTCGCCGAAGCGCAGCGGCCCCACGTCCACCGTCATGGTGCCGGACTCGATCTTCGACAGGTCGAGGATGTCGTTGATGAGCTCCAGCAGGTCCGAGCCGGAGGCGTGAATGGTGCGGGCGAACTCCACCTGACGGCCGGTGAGGTTGCCGTCGGTGTTCTCGCTGAGCGTCTGGCTGAGGATGAGCAGGGAGTTGAGCGGGGTGCGCAGCTCGTGGCTCATGTTGGCGAGGAACTCGCTCTTGTACTTGGAGGTGAGCGAGAGCTGCTCGGCCTTCTCTTCCAGGGCGCGCTTGGCCTGCTCCACCTCGAGGTTCTTGTGCTCCACCTCGTTCTTCTGCTCGGAGAGCAGCTTGGCCTTCTCCTGAAGCTCCTCGTTGGTGCGGCGCAGCTCCTCCTGCTGGCGCTTGAGGAGTTCCTCGGACTGCTGGAGCGAGTTGGCCTGCTGCTCCAGGCGCTT
Protein-coding sequences here:
- a CDS encoding chemotaxis protein CheB; this translates as MARRDKHDLIVVGASMGGVEALMGLVEQFPKDLPAAVCIVLHISAGHRSVLPELLSRAGPLLAVHPKDGEPLTKGRIYVAPNDRHLLVEQGRVRVVKGPRENNHRPAVDPLFRSAALAYGPRVVGVVLTGAMDCGTAGLLAIQRQGGLTVVQEPADAYCPDMPRSVLEHMKVDHCVPLEGMGALLSRLADSPVPRAANGTKGTKGSKGSKGSKVRSSQGLKREMGKLKGDPEAVNMPPAEGQPSHFSCPDCGGVLFEQDEQGQLRFDCRVGHAFTDNALVLGQNRALDVALWAAVRSLEENAALARRMASHARERNHAHSVQRYEERAREVEHQALLIRQVAMSGVLLPQEAVLAGPPDPQEQQSN
- a CDS encoding response regulator, producing MSETKIRILVVDDDQDQLVLAERTLSAYGFDVRTHRSSLGVSNLVRSAAPDLVLLDVNIPALSGDKVLSLARAQAPLGTKFILYSASDESKLRSLALSSGADGYISKSVQGADLAKKLTDLYKRGRTAAPAGSAPHALNK
- a CDS encoding ABC1 kinase family protein, which gives rise to MASDSDDSLPPQGRFNRLRKLAGLSAQLGAEVLKSGARRVAGQEQELLSKGMAEKLVATLGDLKGAAMKFGQAVSMDPDLMTPEVRQVLARLQNQAPSMGYETVARVIEAELGAPPEALFHQFDQEPLAAASLGQVHRAVMKDGRPVVVKVQYPGVGDSLQGDLDNLGLVVKTVSKAAKAIDGTAYFRELREEMLLELDYRREARLCQNFVRGVARLPDLKVPEVMDALTSGRVLTLELLEGQTLKDWVVTEPSAEERFRVARQLIRAIYGPFFFAGEIHADPHPGNFMVMKDGRLGLLDFGSIKSFSERFVDANRLMFLQAMKLEPMDVLGLSREVGFTVDLPEPEAEALIRELLSIVGRPMRSEAYDFAACEINRDMRRHFTQNAGRFLKIRPPAEGVMFFRSTGGLMHNLKLISAKGDFRAVYMEVADLLA
- a CDS encoding serine/threonine-protein kinase, coding for MDTDWEAGASPSSGTDAEALTGQSFGSFRIVRELGRGGMGSVWLAEHGLIQKRVAVKVLHAHLVRDSRLVERFLSEARTLTRVQHPNVVSLFDVNLREGRPYLVMEYLEGQSLAAFAQGPLAPALAVELLSQVCDALGAAHAHGIVHRDIKPANVFLVPTAQGGHRVKLLDFGIAKLLSAAPEERMSTQSGTLLGTPEFMAPEQCGGEPVDGRADLYAAGVLGYQLVTGQLPFTGNHPAEMLLAHLMKPPPLAHEACAAVPVALSRVLERAMAKRPEDRFASAAALREALQATVRPAPPPSALTVQVLVKGASAPRKLRGERVGRLGLFLHAEGDLPPLREDVTLRLELAGGELACTGQVVRHVSAEQAQAWRMAPGFGIELSDTPAGLLQRFERLLAGESRTGPAPASPGASQEARAEAVLRGFQGGADHYAVLGVAKDAPGEGIRRRAREARAVLEPLREQPLSPALRARVEQALARMGEALHTLGHLERRAEYDASLRNLEGLLRCLSEGLTLTALEQCRARFLSRHRVPQGRATLHFATGLAFAAQGELHQALEAYEQALRVDPLDWKSLHRWRLLRAQLRGTPSPTAGASR